In Coturnix japonica isolate 7356 chromosome 7, Coturnix japonica 2.1, whole genome shotgun sequence, one DNA window encodes the following:
- the GPR1 gene encoding G-protein coupled receptor 1, translated as MTFEDFENYSYFYDLPEEEESPQSTLSIAHMISLSFYSVAFLLGVPGNAIVIWFMGFKWDKSVSTLWFLNLAIADFIFVLFLPLYITYVAMGFHWPFGKWLCKTNSFIALLNMFASVFFLTFISLDRYIRLVHPVFSYKYRTIKNTLILSVVIWMSAAIIAGPALYFRDTATALNNVTICYNNFHLHDRELILLRHHILIWVRLAFGYLFPLLTMVICYSLLIVKVKRRTVLTSSRLFWTIIAVVVAFFLCWTPYHIFSIVELSAHHDENLHALLQDGIPLSTGLAFINSCLNPILYVLISKKFQAQVKTTVSEVLKLALWEVSRSGTVSEQLWSSDNTHAPVHHCETAQ; from the coding sequence ATGACATTTGAAGATTTTGAGAACTACTCTTACTTCTACGACCTGCCTGAGGAAGAAGAATCACCCCAGTCTACCCTCAGCATTGCCCATATgatttccctttcattttacAGTGTGGCATTTCTTCTGGGAGTCCCAGGCAATGCCATTGTCATCTGGTTTATGGGCTTCAAGTGGGATAAATCTGTCTCTACACTCTGGTTCCTCAATCTAGCCATtgcagatttcatttttgttctctttctgccCCTTTACATCACATACGTGGCAATGGGTTTCCATTGGCCTTTTGGGAAGTGGCTCTGTAAAACGAACTCATTCATTGCACTACTGAATATGTTTGccagtgttttcttcctgacattCATCAGCCTTGACCGCTACATCCGCCTCGTACACCCAGTTTTTTCCTACAAGTACCGGACTATAAAGAACACCCTCATTCTTAGTGTGGTCATTTGGATGTCAGCTGCAATTATTGCTGGCCCTGCCTTATACTTCAGAGACACAGCTACTGCTCTCAACAATGTCACCATCTGCTACAACAACTTCCATCTGCATGACAGAGAACTCATTTTGCTGAGACATCATATTTTGATTTGGGTGAGGCTTGCCTTTGGTTACCTCTTTCCTCTACTGACCATGGTTATTTGCTACTCATTGCTGATTGTTAAAGTAAAGAGGAGAACGGTGTTGACTTCTAGCAGGCTCTTCTGGACCATCATTGCTGTAGttgtagctttttttctttgctggacACCGTATCACATATTCAGCATTGTGGAGCTCTCTGCTCACCATGATGAAAACTTGCACGCCTTATTGCAGGATGGCATTCCCCTCTCCACAGGCCTTGCTTTCATCAACAGTTGTCTCAATCCAATCCTCTATGTTCTCATTAGCAAGAAGTTTCAGGCTCAAGTCAAGACAACAGTCTCTGAGGTACTAAAATTGGCACTGTGGGAGGTGAGCCGCTCAGGAACCGTCAGTGAGCAGCTGTGGAGCTCAGACAATACTCATGCGCCTGTGCACCATTGTGAAACTGCTCAGTGA